One window of the Vigna radiata var. radiata cultivar VC1973A chromosome 1, Vradiata_ver6, whole genome shotgun sequence genome contains the following:
- the LOC106775449 gene encoding transcription factor MYB16 has translation MGRSPCCDKVGLKKGPWTPEEDQKLLAYIEEHGHGSWRALPAKAGLQRCGKSCRLRWTNYLRPDIKRGKFSLQEEQTIIQLHALLGNRWSAIATHLPKRTDNEIKNYWNTHLKKRLTKMGIDPVTHKPKNDALLSSDGQSKTAANLSHMAQWESARLEAEARLVRESKLRSHSLQQQIGSSSTFASSSSASTSASVLNNNKPEAPPPPPPPPSRSSLDVLKAWNNGGWLKSSEGSGAIASTVGVSGDLESPTSTLSFSENAPPIMNSIGGENNNNNDNAMPMIEFVGSSGNSSSLVKEEGEQEWKGYDSSINTFSSGLHEFTMAMEGTWVHETLRTNGSHDDIVEEGFTNLLLKTNSEDPSLSSEGGGESNNGDGGSAGHSDFYEDNNNYWNSILNLVNSSPSHSPMF, from the exons ATGGGACGATCACCATGCTGCGACAAGGTAGGTTTAAAGAAAGGACCATGGACTCCGGAAGAAGATCAGAAGCTCTTGGCTTACATTGAAGAACATGGTCATGGAAGCTGGCGTGCCTTGCCAGCAAAAGCTG GGCTTCAGAGGTGTGGCAAGAGCTGTAGACTGAGATGGACCAATTATCTCAGACCTGATATTAAGAGAGGAAAGTTCAGTCTGCAAGAGGAACAAACCATCATTCAACTCCATGCCCTCTTAGGAAACAG GTGGTCGGCAATAGCCACACACTTGCCAAAGAGAACGGATAACGAGATCAAGAACTACTGGAACACACATCTTAAGAAAAGGTTAACAAAAATGGGAATTGACCCTGTCACACACAAACCCAAAAACGATGCACTTCTCTCCAGTGATGGTCAATCAAAAACCGCTGCAAACCTCAGCCACATGGCCCAGTGGGAAAGTGCTCGACTTGAAGCTGAAGCAAGACTAGTGAGAGAGTCAAAGCTACGTTCACATTCACTTCAGCAACAAATTGGAAGTTCTTCTACATTTGCATCATCATCTTCTGCATCCACTTCAGCTTCAGTTCTCAACAATAATAAACCAGAAGCACCACCTCCGCCACCCCCGCCGCCCTCGCGGTCCTCCCTTGACGTCCTCAAGGCTTGGAACAACGGAGGTTGGTTGAAGTCCAGTGAAGGGAGTGGCGCCATTGCAAGCACGGTTGGGGTAAGTGGAGACCTTGAGTCTCCTACTTCTACGTTATCTTTCTCTGAGAATGCACCACCGATTATGAATTCGATCGGAGGagaaaataacaacaacaatgatAACGCAATGCCTATGATCGAGTTTGTGGGAAGTTCGGGTAATTCTTCTTCTCTTGTGAAAGAAGAGGGTGAGCAAGAATGGAAAGGTTATGATAGTTCTATCAACACTTTCAGTTCTGGTTTGCATGAGTTCACAATGGCCATGGAGGGAACTTGGGTGCACGAGACTCTCAGAACAAATGGCTCACATGATGACATTGTTGAAGAAGGCTTCACCAATCTTCTCCTTAAGACAAACTCGGAAGATCCAAGTTTGTCGTCGGAAGGTGGAGGAGAGTCTAACAATGGTGACGGTGGTAGCGCCGGTCACAGTGATTTTTACGAAGATAACAACAACTATTGGAACAGCATCCTTAATTTAGTGAATTCATCTCCTTCTCATTCTCCTATGTTCTGA